The sequence below is a genomic window from Candidatus Eisenbacteria bacterium.
AGAGCGAGGTCGGCCGACCGCTGGTCCCAACGGCGAAGAATTGGATGAAGGTCCGGGTCGTCGGTGAACCCCTCGGGCATCCCGTCGGTCTCCAGAACGGCATTCACCTCCCGCCGGCTCACGTTCACCGACTCCACCCGGAAGACTGGACCTGGCATGCCCCCGAGTACGAGCGAGTCGTTGAGAAGCTCCACGCGATGTCCCTTCGCGAGGCTCCGTTGCGTGTCGGGCCCGAGCGAAGCTAGCTCTAAGGTCACCTGATCGTGCTTGGCCGCGGCGCTGGGAGCATCTCTCACGGCGAACGTGATCGCGCCGTTGTCACGAGACCACTTGAACGTCGCCTCGCCAATCACCTTTGGGTTGCCATCCTTCGCGTCTCGACTCCCGCGGCCGCTGCGATGGATCTCGACGCGGTAGAGTTGGTTCTCGACTCCTCGGTAGCGCGCCAGTGGAGACACTTCGCACTCCTCTTGCGTGGGCACGCTGCCACCGGTTTTCACAATGAGCCGGCCTTTGGCCGGGCGCAGTAAGGGCAGCAAGTCGTCCCCCCATTGGGCGATCACCGAGTCCTTGGTGGGCGGTACCGCCTGCGGAACCGGAATGGTCTTCACCTGCCACACGACCTTGGCGCGACTGGAGGTGTCTGGACCACCCAGGGCAACCTCGCGGATGCGGTCGTCCTGGTTGACGTCAACATGCCGCTCCCACGCGTCGAGATACACCAGGAGCGGATCATCCGTATCGATTGCCTTGTCTTCGTCCGACATGAACCACGCGTCGGGTTGATCCTCGTAGGTATTCTCGCCGAGCGGCGCCTCACACAGGATTCCGCCGACGTAGTAGTGGCCGCCCATGAAGGTGAGCTTGCCACCGGCGAAGTTGACGTCGAAGGCATCCTCCTGCGATCCCGCCCCCATGGGCATGAGATCGGCGGCGAGCGTCCGGAGGTAATGCAACAGGATCGACGTCTGCTCGTTGACATCGGCTTCGAGCTCTACTCTCCCCTGCTGCCGGAGCACGCGACTGAAGCGTCGCGTCGGATCGAACGTGTCTCTGCTGAAATCGCCCTGCACAGTGACCCCCTCTAGGTGACTCTGATCACGCCGACCTGGACAGACGCCGGAGTGTGCTCGTCGATCCGCGCGATCAGGTTCGCTTCTCGCTGTGGTTGGAACAGGTCGTGGAACGCGCCCATCTCCGAGCGATCGTCCGCACCTTGGGTGATTTCCTCGGGGCAGTCATCGGCCAGCTGGGCGTAGCTCGGCATCCCGTAACGGGTGTCGTTGAAGTGCGGGCGCACTCGCTCGCGCGCCTCGGCCCTCGCGAGCTCGGCCTGGGCCAGCTCCTCGGCGGTGGGGTCCCGCCGTTCCTCGACCGCCGCCGCCAGAGCCTTGGTGAACGCGTCGCGCATGGCGGTCTCGGGCTGGCACTCGAACCGCTTCGGTGTGTGCGAGTCTCTGTCGACCCAGGAGAAGCGCATGCAGCCGATCTGGCTGCGCGCAACGCCAATGTGCCCGGTGATAATGCTGTTCTCGGCGAGCTCGATGGCGTGAGCCTCGACGCGGCCGATCACCGTGCAATCTCGGAGCACGACGACCGCATGGGCGACCGGACAACCCGGACTGCCAAACGCCTCGCGATCATCCTTGCCCGCATCGAGGATGCTGTCCTCCAGGCAGACTCGAATTGGGTCCCATTTCACCGCATCGACCTTGACGTGGATGAGTCCGAGGATGCTGTGGTTCACGTCGATGCACACGTGAGGGGCTCTCACGTCGAGGCTCGGCTCGCCCTCGCGCAACGGATGACAGTCGGCCGTCAGACCCCATCCCGGCACGAGCGTCGAGTGCCGAAGCGTGAAGCGTGCGAGCGATCCTTCGAGGCGAACGGGACGGCCGGTCACCACGACGCCTTCCAGGGTGAATCGGCTCCCCGCCTCCCCCCCCACCGCGAATGCATCCGGACGACTGGGACGATGGTCGAGCAGCCACAACACCGGGCGAGTGCCGGGAGCCGAGCGGATGGTCAGCGAGTGTCGCTCCGGTAGCCCAATGTAGATCGGATCGGAGTAAACGCCGCTGTCCTCGATTTCGATTACCGCGTGTTCCGGCTTCTCCTCGTGCCACGCCTTGAGCACGGCGGCGAGCGAGCTGTAGAGACGCGCGGTCTCGTCCGGATCGACGCCCTGACGGACTCGATACTTCCGCGCACCAGCCGGCTCCGACGTCGTCCTCGGGTACTCGCCACCTCCCATCGGCGCGCTAAAGCCGTAGTGATACGAGACCCAGGTGTCGCGATCGGCGGGCGAGCCAGGCGGGAAGGCGATGCGTCCCCGCTCGGGATCCACGAGCACCTTCTCCCGTCGGGCCTGGTAGTGCCACGCCTCGAGGTCGGCGACCTGGATGCGGTCCACCGGCACCAGCTCGCGATCGGGGCCCACCCGGATCTCGAAGCTCTTCTCTTTCCCGTAGTAGTCGGACCGGAGTCGCTTCAGCGTTCTGCGCCGGATCGGATCCGGCACGTCGAGCGGGCCTCGCGGACCGGAGCGCCCATGACGTGGAGACGTGAAGAGCGGCGTGTCGT
It includes:
- a CDS encoding DUF6519 domain-containing protein, with the translated sequence MQGDFSRDTFDPTRRFSRVLRQQGRVELEADVNEQTSILLHYLRTLAADLMPMGAGSQEDAFDVNFAGGKLTFMGGHYYVGGILCEAPLGENTYEDQPDAWFMSDEDKAIDTDDPLLVYLDAWERHVDVNQDDRIREVALGGPDTSSRAKVVWQVKTIPVPQAVPPTKDSVIAQWGDDLLPLLRPAKGRLIVKTGGSVPTQEECEVSPLARYRGVENQLYRVEIHRSGRGSRDAKDGNPKVIGEATFKWSRDNGAITFAVRDAPSAAAKHDQVTLELASLGPDTQRSLAKGHRVELLNDSLVLGGMPGPVFRVESVNVSRREVNAVLETDGMPEGFTDDPDLHPILRRWDQRSADLALSEGKWLPLEAGIEIRFELDDDTFYQTGDYWLLPARTFDGRIEWPMTSDNPPKPIPQERRGVLHHYAPLAIIPAGGGPPISLRRKVPDLIPVP